The Engystomops pustulosus chromosome 4, aEngPut4.maternal, whole genome shotgun sequence genome contains a region encoding:
- the SIN3A gene encoding paired amphipathic helix protein Sin3a isoform X3, producing MKRRLDDPEPAAYPPQPRRITEPFAHQHRVLAPAPPAYESPSEAMQPAAGIQYSVTPGYQVSTVPQSSGSHGQAALAAVHGAHHHSNPVPGHGGPGVQSHPHSTPPAAPAQGQQFQRLKVEDALSYLDQVKLQFGSQPQVYNDFLDIMKEFKSQSIDTPGVISRVSQLFKGHPDLIMGFNTFLPPGYKIEVQTNDLVNVTTPGQVHQITTHGLQPPVPQVPPPSQPSTQTVPPPVHPTPPPAPAKISKPVPSQAHTPTSQQSTPIQYPSPRSPPAQPHTPGPLAHPTPPSTAAAPAMQNNQPVEFNHAINYVNKIKNRFQGQPDIYKAFLEILHTYQKEQRNAKEAGGNYTPALTEQEVYAQVARLFKNQEDLLSEFGQFLPDANSSVLLSKTTAEKVESVRNDHGGTVKKPQLNNKQQRPSQNGCQIRRHSGPGTTPPVKKKPKILIPKDQSLGDANKHGAGAESQFFDKVRKALRSAEAYDNFLRCLVIFNQEVISRTELVQLVSPFLAKFPELFTWFKNFLGYKESSHLESFPKERSTEGIAMEIDYASCKRLGSSYRALPKSYQQPKCTGRTPLCKEVLNDTWVSFPSWSEDSTFVSSKKTQYEEHIYRCEDERFELDVVLETNLATIRVLEAIQKKLSRLSAEDQAKFRLDNTLGGTSEVIHRKALQRIYADKAADIIDGLKKNPAVAVPIVLKRLKMKEEEWREAQRGFNKIWREQNEKYYLKSLDHQGINYKQIDTKVLRSKSLLNEIESIYDERQEQASEDNSGVPTGPHLTLTYEDKQILEDAASLIIHHVKRQTGIQKEDKYKIKQIIYHFIPDLLFSQRGELSDVEEEEEEETAETEDGVNKKHNGLVGGGASSPPKTKLLFANTAAQKFRSMEDAYNLFYVNNNWYIFLRLHQILCSRLLRIYNQAEKQVEEELREREWEREVLGLKRDKNDSPAIQLRLKEPMDIEAVDYYPAFLDMVRNLLDGNMDSNQYEDSLREMFTIHAFIAFTMDKLIQSIVRQLQHIVSDEICVQVTDLYLTESSCNATGGLLASQASRTLGEANYQRKAEQLMADENCFKLIFSQGCGQVHLTIELLDTEEENSDDPAETEEPAQNPEVPARPRTTGEGREWKADIGESRESGQTAVQIQAELLQDGVRHQI from the exons ATGAAGCGGAGACTGGATGACCCAGAGCCAGCAGCCTACCCACCCCAGCCAAGGCGCATCACTGAACCATTTGCCCATCAACATCGTGTCCTTGCTCCAGCCCCTCCTGCTTATGAGTCGCCGTCTGAGGCCATGCAGCCCGCAGCGGGCATCCAGTACTCTGTGACACCTGGTTATCAG GTTTCAACAGTGCCTCAAAGCTCCGGCAGCCATGGGCAAGCAGCTCTGGCAGCAGTACATGGGGCTCATCATCACAGCAATCCTGTGCCAGGTCATGGGGGACCGGGAGTTCAAAGTCATCCACATTCAACCCCGCCAGCTGCACCTGCTCAGGGTCAGCAATTTCAGAGACTAAAG GTGGAAGATGCACTTTCTTACCTGGATCAGGTTAAGCTGCAATTTGGCAGCCAGCCCCAGGTTTACAATGATTTCCTTGACATCATGAAGGAGTTCAAATCTCAGAG TATTGACACTCCAGGGGTCATCAGTCGGGTTTCCCAGCTTTTCAAAGGTCACCCGGACCTGATAATgggttttaacacatttttaccACCTGGGTACAAAATAGAGGTTCAGACAAATGACCTGGTCAATGTCACAACACCTGGGCAGGTCCACCAGATCACCACCCACGgtctccagccccctgtcccacagGTTCCTCCGCCTTCACAACCGTCCACACAAACTGTCCCCCCTCCAGTGCACCCAACTCCTCCACCAGCCCCAGCAAAAATTAGCAAG CCAGTGCCATCTCAGGCGCATACACCAACAAGTCAGCAGAGCACACCAATTCAGTACCCATCTCCTCGTTCTCCACCAGCACAGCCGCACACGCCAGGACCGTTGGCACATCCCACGCCACCATCTACTGCAGCTGCTCCTGCCATGCAAAATAACCAGCCAGTGGAGTTCAACCATGCCATCAATTATGTGAACAAAATAAAGAATCGCTTCCAGGGTCAGCCTGATATTTATAAAGCCTTCCTTGAGATCCTGCACACGTACCAG AAAGAACAACGCAATGCCAAGGAAGCAggcggaaactacacccctgcccTGACAGAGCAGGAGGTCTATGCCCAAGTTGCTCGGCTATTTAAGAATCAGGAAGATCTGTTGTCAGAATTTGGGCAGTTCCTGCCTGATGCCAATAGTTCAGTA cttttgagcaaaaccacagcAGAAAAGGTTGAATCTGTCAGAAATGACCATGGGGGCACTGTGAAAAAACCTCAGTTGAACAACAAGCAGCAGAGGCCCAGCCAGAATGGTTGTCAAATACGCCGACATTCAGGACCCGGAACTACTCCACCGGTGAAG AAGAAACCGAAAATACTTATTCCAAAGGACCAGTCCTTGGGAGATGCAAATAAACATGGTGCAGGTGCAGAGTCTCAGTTTTTCGATAAG GTCCGTAAAGCTCTGAGAAGTGCTGAGGCATATGACAACTTCTTAAGATGTCTCGTCATCTTTAATCAGGAGGTCATTTCACGAACAGAACTTGTACAGTTGGTGTCTCCTTTTCTTGC CAAATTCCCGGAGTTGTTTACCTGGTTCAAGAACTTTTTGGGTTATAAAGAGTCTTCACACTTGGAAAGCTTCCCAAAAGAAAGAAGTACAGAAGGCATTGCCATGGAAATAGATTATGCTTCATGTAAGCGCTTAGGTTCCAGTTACAGAGCACTGCCCAAAAGTTACCAGCAGCCCAAATGCACAGGACGAACCCCGCTTTGCAAAGAg GTCCTAAACGACACTTGGGTTTCTTTCCCATCCTGGTCAGAAGATTCTACGTTTGTCAGCTCTAAAAAGACTCAGTATGAGGAACACATTTATCGATGTGAGGATGAGCGGTTTGAG CTGGATGTTGTTCTGGAGACCAATTTGGCCACTATCCGTGTCCTGGAGGCAATTCAGAAGAAGCTCTCGCGATTATCTGCAGAGGATCAAGCCAAGTTTCGTTTAGACAACACTTTAGGGGGAACATCAGAGGTCATCCACCGCAAAGCACTGCAGAGGATATATGCTGACAAGGCGGCCGACATTATAGATGGCCTGAAGAAAAATCCAGCGGTTGCTGTCCCAATTGTGTTGAAAAG GTTAAAAATGAAGGAAGAAGAATGGAGAGAAGCCCAGCGAGGCTTCAATAAGATTTGGAGAGAACAGAATGAAAAGTACTATCTGAAgtcactagaccaccagggtatAAACTATAAACAAATTGACACAAAGGTCCTTCGTTCCAAGAGTCTTCTTAATGAAATTGAGAGCATCTATGATGAG AGGCAAGAACAGGCATCTGAAGACAATTCTGGTGTCCCCACCGGACCTCATCTAACACTGACGTATGAGGACAAGCAGATTCTGGAGGACGCTGCCTCACTCATTATCCATCATGTAAAGCGACAGACTGGCATACAGAAGGAGGACAAGTACAAGATTAAACAAATCATTTACCATTTCATCCCAGATCTGCTTTTCTCCCAGCGAGGAGAGTTGTCTGAtgtggaagaagaagaggaggaagagactgctgaAACCGAAGATGGGGTCAACAAGAAACACaatgggttggtgggaggaggggCTAGTAGCCCACCAAAAACTAAGTTGCTGTTTGCAAACACTGCAGCGCAGAAGTTTAGGAGCATGGAGGACGCCTACAACTTATTTTATGTTAACAATAACTGGTACATTTTTCTGCGGCTGCACCAGATACTCTGCTCTCGTCTCTTGCGCATTTACAACCAAGCAGAAAAACAGGTCGAGGAAGAGCTGAGAGAAAGGGAATGGGAAAGAGAAGTGCTGGGCCTAAAGAGGGACAAGAACGACAGCCCAGCCATCCAGCTTCGTCTCAAAGAGCCAA tggACATAGAAGCTGTGGATTATTATCCGGCATTTCTAGATATGGTTCGTAACCTGCTGGACGGGAATATGGATTCGAACCAGTATGAAGACTCCCTGCGGGAGATGTTCACCATCCATGCCTTTATTGCTTTTACTATGGACAAGCTGATACAGAGCATAGTCAGGCAG CTCCAGCATATAGTCAGTGATGAAATCTGCGTGCAAGTGACTGATCTCTACCTCACTGAGAGCAGCTGCAATGCAACAGGAGGTCTCTTGGCTAGCCAAGCATCCCGCACCCTGGGGGAGGCCAACTACCAGCGCAAAGCCGAACAACTGATGGCTGATGAGAACTGTTTCAAG TTGATATTTTCCCAGGGATGTGGACAAGTCCATTTAACAATTGAACTGCTGGACACTGAGGAAGAAAACTCAGATGACCCAGCGGAGACCGAG